A region from the Salvelinus sp. IW2-2015 linkage group LG19, ASM291031v2, whole genome shotgun sequence genome encodes:
- the dusp12 gene encoding dual specificity protein phosphatase 12: MIQVEAGVYIGAASDLKDAQDLTNAGITHILTVDSEQPASPDGPFRMKYVYSLDESSTDLLSHLDDCIRFICDACEASKSVLVHCHVGQSRSAAVVTAYLMKCHKMNFGDAYAKLQQLKPDVKMNEGFVDQLALYESLGCEVDVTRPQYKQYRLQKLAEKYPELQNVPKELFAVDPYLSTCSEVEYRCKKCRRKLFRASSILSHTIGNGPTAFAYKKMSNLPSGDQTQCTSYFTEPVQWMEQALLGVMDGQILCPKCRSKLGSFSWCGEQCSCGRWVTPAFQMHKNRVDEIKHISIATLKS; this comes from the exons ATGATTCAGGTAGAGGCAGGAGTCTACATCGGGGCAGCATCTGACCTGAAAGATGCCCAGGACCTGACCAATGCTGGCATCACCCACATACTCACAGTGGACTCAGAGCAGCCAGCTTCACCTGATGGGCCATTTAGGATGAAGTATGTCTATTCCCTGGACGAGTCCTCCACAGACCTACTCAGCCACCTCGATGACTGCATACGCTTCATATGTGATGCTTGCGAGGCATCAAAATCTGTCCTTGTGCATTG ccACGTAGGCCAAAGTCGGAGTGCGGCGGTGGTGACTGCTTACTTGATGAAATGTCATAAAATGAACTTCGGCGATGCCTATGCCAAACTCCAGCAACTTAAACCTGATGTAAA GATGAATGAGGGGTTTGTGGACCAGTTAGCACTATATGAGTCATTGGGTTGTGAAGTAGATGTCACCCGCCCCCAGTACAAGCAGTACAGACTCCAGAAACTCGCAGAGAAATACCCAG AGCTTCAGAATGTCCCAAAGGAGTTGTTTGCAGTGGACCCTTACCTAAGCACCTGTTCTGAGGTGGAATACAGGTGTAAAAAGTGTCG ACGGAAACTGTTCCGCGCTTCCAGTATCCTCAGTCACACTATTGGCAATGGACCGACTGCGTTTGCGTATAAGAAGATGAGTAACCTACCGAGTGGGGACCAGACCCAATGTACCTCCTACTTCACTGAGCCTGTCCAGTGGATGGAACAGGCCTTGTTAGGGGTGATGGATGGACAG atctTGTGCCCAAAGTGTAGATCCAAGTTGGGCTCATTCAGCTGGTGTGGGGAGCAGTGTTCCTGTGGTCGATGGGTGACTCCAGCCTTCCAGATGCATAAAAACAGAGTGGATGAAATCAAACACATCAGTATAGCCACACTCAAATcatga